In Dehalococcoidales bacterium, the following proteins share a genomic window:
- a CDS encoding type II toxin-antitoxin system HicB family antitoxin, with the protein MKGTVTVILEPEEDGGYSVHCPALPGCSSQGDTLDEALSNIREAILGVLKVRQQEGMSPPEETPEIVTEEIRQILAGRAEDGLPLTIETRVVELPAEVVV; encoded by the coding sequence ATGAAAGGCACTGTTACCGTAATTCTTGAACCCGAAGAAGACGGCGGTTACTCCGTTCACTGTCCGGCACTTCCTGGCTGCTCAAGTCAGGGTGATACTTTAGATGAGGCACTATCCAATATCCGGGAGGCTATATTGGGTGTGCTGAAAGTTCGCCAGCAGGAAGGAATGTCCCCACCTGAAGAAACGCCCGAAATAGTAACCGAAGAGATCCGCCAGATACTGGCCGGCCGTGCTGAAGATGGGCTACCGCTCACCATAGAGACCAGGGTAGTAGAGTTACCGGCAGAGGTAGTGGTGTAA